A window of Benincasa hispida cultivar B227 chromosome 9, ASM972705v1, whole genome shotgun sequence genomic DNA:
TCACTTGGGTCGGACCGAAGCCCAAATTATCAGGACCTCCCCCCCCAccccaacaaaaaaaaaccctaatatATAAATACCATTGTTGAGAATTAGGGTTTCTGGCACTAGTCGTCTTTCTCGTTGCGAAGAAGAGCACCGCTGAGACCGTAGAGATACGCTAATGGCGCCCAAAACCCCTAGAGTTACCAGAAACCCGGATCTAATCCGAGGTGTTGGCAAATATTCGAGGTCTAAGATGTATCACAAGCGAGGTCTTTGGGCCATCAAGGCCAAAAATGGCGGAGTGTTCCCTCGTCACGATGCCAAGCCGAAAGCTGATGCACCAACCGAGAAGCCGCCGAAGTTTTACCCTGCCGATGATGTGAAGAAGCCTCTTGTTAACAAGCGCAAGCCCAAGCTCACGAAGCTCAGGTATGGTGGctccattttgatttttctgCATTGAGGTCTTGGTTATTTTCCAATTTAGTTGAAACTTAAGCCTctgtttaattttggttttatttcTGATCTTAGAGCTAGCATTACTCCTGGTACTGTGTTGATTATCCTTGCTGGAAGGTTCAAGGGCAAGAGAGTCGTGTTTTTGAAACAGCTGCCATCTGGGTTGCTTCTGGTCACTGGTGAGTTAGTTCCCTGTGAAATCCTGATGATCGTTCTTTGCTTTTATAacgtatttatttgattttaattggAAGATTATATTGTAATTTGTTGTCATCTGTTGGTCTCTTTCGTTTATTTCACTCACCTGTAATTTTACCTGGTTTTGCATCCAACTCGAATCATTTCTTCTATGTAATGTTTgcattttgaaagtttttgtATGATCTAGTTTGGTTCGGTATCCATTTAATGCAAACCTTCGCCTTCACTTCTATGGCATGTTAGTGAGTGATTTCATAATGGTTGTTAAAAGTCATTTGCTTTTAATCAttctaaatcaatttaattaatatgaaaaatgtgTTTAAGAATGGACTAATTAAAAATGTGTTTAAGAATGgacaattaaacattaatttgattttgaaggaTCAAATATGTGTTTCAGAGTCAATAGAAAATacgataaaagtgattttaattatttaaaaaacacttCCAATTTTGCACTTACTATGCGAATGCATCTGCCAAGGAATTTCTTTC
This region includes:
- the LOC120085157 gene encoding 60S ribosomal protein L6-1-like, which codes for MAPKTPRVTRNPDLIRGVGKYSRSKMYHKRGLWAIKAKNGGVFPRHDAKPKADAPTEKPPKFYPADDVKKPLVNKRKPKLTKLRASITPGTVLIILAGRFKGKRVVFLKQLPSGLLLVTGPFKINGVPLRRVNQSYVIATSTKVDISGVNSEKFDDKYFSKEVQKKKKKGEGEFFEAEKEEKSGLPADKKDDQRAVDTPLIKSIEAVPELKAYLGARFSLKAGMKPHELVF